One stretch of Paenibacillus sp. FSL R5-0341 DNA includes these proteins:
- a CDS encoding glycosyltransferase family 2 protein has translation MQNEKRQNIFFIITMILMSIYLVWRTFFTLPWGEGVLNVIFGMLLIVAETVTVLTTFELFFQKMQKERTQLDFPIVPPEYYPDVDVFIATHNEPVDLLYKTVNSCTFMDYPDKQKVHIYLCDDGARPEVEELARQFGVGYLGFPGNKDAKSGNLNNALSKSSSPLIATFDADMIPQHTFLMKTVPYFMLSTFIKENEEWRPRRQDEMDPNFKLGLVQTPQSFYNPDLFQFNLYAEQGIPNEQDFFSREVNILRNASNAVAYTGSNTIISRQGMEDIGGFPLNTITEDFETSIRLQQEGYITYATQEVQAAGQTTTTVKSMIKQRIRWARGIIQSLQNTRAPISGKLPFWTRVTYLSSFLYWWSFFNRLIFILAPILFALFDFQIVNTTFWQILIFWLPSYFFYSVSMRYLSSNIRNQRWSQVIDTIFMPYLIWPVLLETLGIREKKFKVTNKSRANGRQWMSALLYALPHIFLLLLSIAAVIRYVNGKYGIALFFSSIIIFWLIHNMIALCYALFFMVGRRAYRETERIRAQEDVTIYDQANNLRYQAKTVDVSEQGIAFYVPYPIYLAEQKIISLIVKTDRYEANLDAVIVYVKQDGEGWRYSATVQPIDENDNRQYMQIIYDRKHSLPEQMNLWDTAYDDMLRNVKKRIVQPRSDQRKMPRLSLQLPVHFTNDAGCTLRSFNYRFFSATGFHGDIAAGAVVTFYTKSDIEVILKHTGKTTAREREVLLSVENIDDIVEKGLIDQLLTDLIQPHSDRATREG, from the coding sequence GTGCAAAACGAAAAAAGACAGAATATCTTTTTTATCATCACGATGATTCTGATGTCGATTTATTTGGTATGGCGTACGTTCTTTACGTTGCCATGGGGTGAAGGCGTTCTAAACGTCATTTTCGGTATGCTTCTGATTGTAGCTGAAACGGTCACCGTACTGACAACCTTTGAATTATTCTTTCAAAAGATGCAAAAAGAACGTACACAGCTCGACTTTCCAATCGTTCCGCCGGAGTATTATCCGGATGTGGATGTATTTATTGCTACCCATAATGAGCCTGTCGATCTCTTGTATAAAACCGTTAATTCCTGTACGTTCATGGATTATCCGGACAAGCAGAAGGTTCATATTTATCTCTGTGACGATGGAGCAAGACCTGAGGTGGAGGAGCTTGCCAGACAGTTTGGTGTGGGATATCTGGGGTTCCCGGGAAATAAGGATGCCAAGTCTGGTAACCTGAACAATGCACTGAGCAAAAGCTCTTCTCCGCTTATTGCAACGTTTGATGCAGATATGATTCCACAGCATACCTTTCTGATGAAAACGGTCCCCTATTTCATGCTCTCCACGTTTATTAAGGAGAATGAGGAATGGCGTCCTCGTAGGCAGGATGAAATGGACCCTAATTTCAAGCTAGGGCTGGTACAGACCCCGCAGAGCTTCTACAATCCAGATCTCTTCCAGTTTAACCTGTATGCAGAGCAAGGCATTCCGAATGAACAGGATTTCTTCTCCAGAGAAGTGAACATCCTGCGTAATGCCTCCAATGCGGTAGCCTATACAGGAAGTAATACAATCATTTCCCGGCAAGGCATGGAAGACATCGGAGGTTTTCCGCTGAATACCATCACCGAGGACTTTGAGACCAGCATCCGCTTGCAGCAGGAAGGTTATATTACCTATGCGACTCAAGAGGTTCAAGCTGCCGGTCAGACGACAACAACAGTGAAGAGCATGATTAAGCAGCGGATTCGCTGGGCAAGGGGTATTATTCAGAGCCTGCAGAATACGCGTGCACCCATATCTGGGAAGCTTCCTTTCTGGACGAGAGTGACCTACTTGAGTAGTTTCTTATACTGGTGGTCTTTCTTTAACCGTTTGATTTTCATTTTGGCGCCTATTTTATTTGCGTTATTCGACTTCCAGATTGTGAACACAACCTTCTGGCAAATCTTAATCTTCTGGCTTCCATCCTATTTCTTCTACAGTGTATCCATGCGATATCTGTCCAGTAATATTCGGAATCAGCGATGGAGTCAGGTTATCGATACCATATTTATGCCTTATCTGATCTGGCCGGTTCTCCTGGAGACACTGGGCATTCGTGAGAAAAAATTCAAGGTTACCAACAAAAGCAGAGCCAATGGTCGGCAGTGGATGTCTGCGCTGTTATATGCACTTCCGCATATCTTCCTGCTGTTGCTTTCCATTGCAGCCGTGATTCGGTATGTCAATGGAAAGTATGGCATCGCACTGTTCTTCAGCAGTATCATTATTTTCTGGCTGATTCATAACATGATTGCGCTATGTTACGCCCTGTTCTTCATGGTCGGCCGCCGTGCGTATCGGGAGACAGAACGGATTCGGGCACAAGAGGATGTCACGATCTACGACCAAGCTAACAATCTGCGATATCAGGCCAAAACGGTTGATGTATCCGAACAAGGTATTGCCTTCTATGTCCCTTATCCTATTTACTTGGCTGAACAAAAGATTATCTCTCTGATCGTCAAAACCGATCGGTATGAGGCCAACCTCGATGCAGTCATCGTTTATGTGAAACAGGATGGAGAGGGCTGGCGTTACTCCGCAACGGTTCAGCCGATTGATGAGAATGATAACCGCCAATATATGCAAATCATCTATGACCGTAAACACTCGTTGCCAGAGCAGATGAACCTGTGGGATACGGCTTATGACGATATGCTTCGCAATGTGAAAAAACGTATTGTTCAACCCCGATCGGATCAGCGGAAAATGCCGCGGCTTTCTCTTCAGCTTCCAGTTCATTTCACCAATGATGCTGGCTGTACGCTGCGCAGCTTTAATTATCGTTTCTTTTCCGCGACGGGTTTCCATGGTGACATTGCGGCAGGAGCGGTCGTTACTTTTTATACGAAGAGTGATATTGAAGTCATTTTGAAACATACGGGAAAAACGACAGCCCGTGAGCGCGAGGTGCTTCTCTCGGTGGAGAATATCGATGATATTGTGGAGAAGGGCCTGATTGACCAATTGCTGACTGATTTGATACAGCCACATTCCGATCGTGCCACCAGAGAGGGTTAG
- a CDS encoding bifunctional glycosyltransferase family 2/GtrA family protein codes for MIKGKQNGETIILIPSLEPDERLPAYVRQLREYGLTNIVIVDDGSGEAYQSIFEELRENGCALLTHKENQGKGAALKTGFQYIAQEFDVSSFVITADSDGQHAAEDVYRIAQEARLHPDSLVLGVRNFSEGNIPPKSLLGNRMTSFIFAMLYGKKLSDTQTGLRAFGPGLLAFMRDVRGTRFEYELQMLISCIQSGIPIHTMPIQVIYENGNAGTHFKAIQDSARVMGVLFSNFLRFISSSVASSVVDLGIAWFLIDALRPVLGEQHYLRILLATVIARIISIVVNYVLNRHFVFRKEDSQGSLWRYLTLCGVVILLSSTGVYIFHTVLFVDEKLAKFVCDALLFLLSFQLQRRWVFAARRKQL; via the coding sequence ATGATTAAGGGTAAACAAAACGGCGAAACGATCATCCTCATTCCATCGCTTGAACCGGATGAGAGACTTCCAGCCTATGTACGGCAATTGCGAGAGTATGGCTTGACGAATATTGTTATTGTGGACGACGGATCTGGTGAGGCCTACCAGTCGATTTTTGAGGAGCTTCGTGAGAATGGATGTGCTCTGCTGACGCATAAGGAAAATCAGGGGAAGGGTGCAGCACTCAAGACGGGATTTCAGTATATTGCGCAGGAATTTGATGTATCTTCCTTTGTCATAACCGCTGATTCAGATGGTCAGCACGCAGCGGAAGATGTATATCGGATTGCCCAGGAAGCAAGGCTTCATCCAGACTCTTTGGTGCTCGGCGTAAGGAATTTCAGCGAGGGAAACATACCGCCAAAGTCCCTGTTAGGCAATCGGATGACCTCTTTTATTTTTGCCATGTTATATGGAAAGAAACTATCGGATACCCAGACCGGGCTTCGTGCTTTCGGTCCCGGGCTACTTGCGTTTATGCGGGATGTTCGCGGAACTCGATTTGAATATGAGTTGCAGATGCTCATTTCCTGTATTCAATCCGGGATACCGATCCATACCATGCCAATCCAAGTCATTTATGAAAATGGTAATGCGGGAACTCATTTTAAAGCGATCCAGGATAGCGCTCGGGTCATGGGTGTGTTGTTCTCCAACTTTCTGCGGTTCATTTCATCGTCGGTGGCTAGTTCGGTTGTCGATTTGGGTATCGCATGGTTTTTGATTGACGCGTTACGGCCCGTGTTGGGTGAACAGCACTATTTAAGAATTCTGCTGGCAACCGTGATTGCGAGAATTATCTCCATTGTAGTCAACTATGTACTGAACAGACACTTTGTATTCCGCAAGGAGGATAGCCAGGGAAGTCTATGGCGCTATCTGACGTTATGCGGAGTGGTGATCTTGCTTTCCAGTACCGGCGTATATATATTCCATACCGTTCTCTTCGTAGATGAGAAATTGGCGAAATTCGTCTGTGATGCCTTGCTGTTCCTGCTCAGTTTCCAATTGCAGCGAAGATGGGTATTTGCAGCAAGGAGGAAGCAGCTGTAG